From a single Lentisphaera profundi genomic region:
- a CDS encoding DUF3015 family protein: protein MKKFVSSILFFGAVSAFAVPQDNVGVGVGTMIFKDSDGLMSQTAAVTTNHIFCNQTFAITSGTLDAEKPAEFWAQEQMNIFIAGNMDNVAKDIAMGEGEAVDTIAGILKVEDTEAFRAELQENFANIYTTNEVTHTEVVSNIMDIAKS from the coding sequence ATGAAAAAATTCGTATCGTCAATCTTATTCTTTGGTGCAGTAAGCGCGTTTGCAGTACCGCAAGACAACGTTGGTGTTGGTGTTGGTACAATGATCTTTAAGGATTCAGATGGTCTAATGTCTCAGACTGCAGCTGTAACAACTAATCATATTTTTTGTAATCAAACATTTGCTATTACTTCTGGTACACTAGATGCTGAAAAACCAGCAGAATTTTGGGCTCAAGAGCAGATGAATATTTTCATTGCGGGTAATATGGATAACGTAGCGAAAGATATCGCTATGGGCGAAGGCGAAGCAGTTGATACAATTGCAGGCATTCTTAAAGTTGAAGACACAGAGGCTTTCAGAGCTGAGCTTCAAGAAAACTTTGCTAATATCTACACTACAAATGAAGTGACTCACACTGAAGTTGTATCCAATATCATGGATATTGCTAAAAGCTAA
- the atpE gene encoding ATP synthase F0 subunit C: MFNSILAQADTTVALETVSQATALIGPKAGAAIGAGIVAIGAGLGIGKLAASAMEGIARQPEAGDNIKGAMIVAAALIEGVSLFGVVVCLLAAL, translated from the coding sequence ATGTTCAACTCAATCCTCGCACAAGCAGACACAACAGTAGCACTAGAAACAGTATCTCAAGCAACAGCTCTTATCGGACCTAAAGCTGGCGCAGCAATCGGTGCTGGTATCGTAGCAATCGGTGCTGGTCTTGGTATTGGTAAACTTGCTGCTTCAGCAATGGAAGGTATCGCTCGTCAGCCAGAAGCTGGTGACAATATCAAAGGCGCAATGATTGTTGCTGCTGCACTTATCGAAGGTGTTTCACTCTTCGGTGTTGTTGTTTGTCTTCTCGCAGCACTTTAA
- the atpB gene encoding F0F1 ATP synthase subunit A has translation MNILNNLLAASGGGHPTKMEAVIAWIKDHMTLAGNHWSPTGFIEIPNESIFSNNFTTQSLFLIISTVITFILFGVIYNKKQEVPTGMTNFLEPFVLYVRDEIAVKNMGDKDGKAWTPFFCSLFFLILGCNLLGLIPGNATATGTFWVTGSLALIVFLCMTVGTTIKYGPVKFIKAFMPPGVPGWVLVLLTPLEMIGLVVKCVSLTIRLFANMLAGHIVLFSIMALLYVFSYYALLAYPIAVGIYALEVFVAFLQAYVFTFLAALFIGEMFHHAHGHDEEHAH, from the coding sequence ATGAATATACTCAACAACCTCCTCGCAGCTTCTGGCGGCGGTCACCCCACTAAAATGGAAGCAGTTATTGCTTGGATCAAAGATCACATGACTCTCGCAGGAAATCACTGGTCACCCACTGGCTTCATTGAAATACCAAACGAAAGTATTTTTTCTAATAACTTCACAACTCAATCGCTTTTTCTTATTATAAGTACTGTCATCACTTTTATCCTTTTCGGCGTGATCTATAACAAGAAACAAGAAGTCCCTACTGGAATGACAAACTTCCTTGAACCCTTCGTACTTTATGTTCGCGATGAAATTGCCGTAAAGAACATGGGTGATAAAGATGGTAAAGCTTGGACTCCTTTCTTTTGCAGCCTGTTCTTCCTTATCCTTGGTTGTAATCTTCTTGGCCTCATCCCTGGTAATGCAACTGCTACTGGTACTTTCTGGGTAACAGGCTCACTCGCACTTATTGTTTTCCTTTGTATGACAGTTGGTACGACTATTAAATATGGTCCCGTAAAATTCATCAAAGCTTTTATGCCACCAGGTGTACCGGGCTGGGTTCTCGTACTTCTTACTCCTCTCGAAATGATTGGCCTTGTTGTTAAGTGTGTTTCACTCACAATTCGACTTTTCGCTAATATGCTTGCAGGTCACATCGTTCTTTTCTCAATCATGGCCCTACTCTACGTTTTCAGCTACTATGCACTCTTGGCTTACCCCATTGCAGTCGGCATCTACGCACTCGAAGTATTCGTAGCTTTCCTTCAGGCTTATGTCTTTACTTTCTTAGCAGCTCTCTTCATCGGCGAAATGTTTCACCATGCACATGGTCACGACGAAGAGCACGCTCACTAA
- a CDS encoding AtpZ/AtpI family protein encodes MNNQEKIKENKAAEPPHRSPVILGSSLGTELAVAIFLFGGAGYWADKKYGTSPCFLLIGIALSFIYGGYAVWKLVRMMSKPKPKKDENKSNESDT; translated from the coding sequence ATGAATAACCAAGAGAAGATTAAAGAAAACAAAGCAGCTGAACCTCCACATAGATCTCCAGTGATTTTGGGATCCAGTCTTGGAACAGAACTCGCCGTCGCAATTTTCCTATTTGGCGGTGCAGGTTACTGGGCCGACAAGAAGTACGGTACTAGCCCTTGTTTTTTATTAATTGGAATTGCCCTCTCCTTTATATATGGAGGCTATGCAGTTTGGAAACTCGTAAGAATGATGTCGAAACCGAAACCTAAGAAGGATGAAAATAAAAGCAATGAAAGCGACACTTAA
- the atpF gene encoding F0F1 ATP synthase subunit B: protein MNSVKVKLLAFACFVLTAMPAMASGSDAGAYGENAAVPMAIIAWVCFLTLLFVGGKVAWKPILANLDARETRIRESLENAARIESQLADAEESRKKLLSDADSSAKAIITEAKETAVKLAKEINEQAKEESQTLRDGALKDIENARSQAVSSLRRESADLAVTLAGKLIGENLDSEKSRVLTDKLIDNL, encoded by the coding sequence ATGAACAGTGTAAAAGTTAAATTATTAGCTTTTGCCTGCTTCGTTCTAACAGCTATGCCAGCAATGGCAAGCGGTAGCGATGCGGGAGCTTACGGCGAAAACGCCGCTGTACCTATGGCAATTATTGCCTGGGTATGCTTCCTCACGCTCCTCTTTGTCGGCGGAAAAGTCGCATGGAAGCCTATCCTCGCTAATCTTGATGCACGTGAGACTCGCATTCGCGAATCTCTCGAAAATGCAGCTCGTATTGAAAGCCAACTCGCTGACGCGGAAGAGTCAAGAAAGAAACTTCTTTCTGACGCCGATTCATCAGCAAAAGCTATCATTACTGAAGCCAAAGAAACAGCAGTAAAGCTCGCTAAGGAAATTAACGAACAAGCCAAAGAAGAGTCACAAACTCTTCGTGATGGCGCTCTCAAAGATATTGAGAACGCTCGTTCACAGGCCGTTTCTAGCCTCCGTCGCGAAAGCGCAGACCTAGCTGTAACACTTGCAGGTAAACTCATCGGCGAAAACCTGGACTCTGAAAAGAGCCGCGTTCTCACTGATAAATTAATCGATAATCTTTAA
- the atpA gene encoding F0F1 ATP synthase subunit alpha codes for MATDIKPEEVSAILKEQFAAFESGAQTYETGKVLSVGDGIARVYGLENVMAGELVEFACGLQGLAMNLEEDNVGVAIFGEDKSICEGMEVKRTKTIASVPTGDALLGRVVDALGKPIDGKGPIDTTNSRPIEFKAPGIMERKSVHEPLQTGVKVIDALTPVGRGQRELIIGDRKTGKTTLAIDTIINQKGKGVKCFYVAMGQKRSTVVQIAETLKQHGALEYTTIIAATASDPAPMQFLAPYSGTAMAEHYCYLGSPTFGGTEGVAGGHALIVYDDLTKQSQAYRQLSLLLRRPPGREAFPGDVFYTHSRLLERSVKLSESEGAGSITALPIIETQANDVSAYIPTNVISITDGQIFLESDLFNAGQRPAINAGLSVSRVGGAAQTKSMKKTAGTLRLDLAQYRELAAFSQFASDLDPATRAQLEKGQRLMEVCKQGINEPQSVAEQVCLIYAGTNGYLNDIPVNKIVEYTASLNESLSTRYKDFSDKFAVEVNNDDFSKGLIAEMTDIVKSTTESFSSSL; via the coding sequence ATGGCAACAGATATTAAACCAGAAGAAGTTTCAGCCATCCTCAAAGAGCAGTTCGCTGCTTTTGAGTCAGGTGCTCAAACTTACGAAACTGGTAAAGTCCTAAGCGTTGGTGATGGTATCGCCCGCGTATACGGTCTAGAGAATGTCATGGCCGGTGAACTCGTTGAGTTCGCTTGTGGACTCCAGGGTCTGGCGATGAACCTCGAAGAAGACAATGTCGGTGTAGCGATTTTTGGTGAAGACAAATCAATCTGTGAAGGTATGGAAGTAAAACGTACCAAAACTATTGCTTCTGTTCCCACTGGCGACGCTCTCCTCGGTCGTGTAGTTGATGCATTGGGTAAGCCTATTGACGGCAAAGGTCCAATCGACACTACTAACTCACGTCCAATTGAATTTAAAGCACCTGGTATCATGGAGCGTAAATCCGTTCATGAGCCTCTCCAGACTGGTGTTAAAGTTATTGACGCCCTCACTCCTGTAGGTCGTGGTCAGCGTGAGTTGATCATTGGTGACCGTAAAACTGGCAAGACTACTCTTGCTATCGATACGATCATTAACCAGAAAGGTAAAGGCGTTAAGTGTTTCTATGTAGCTATGGGCCAAAAACGTTCAACTGTGGTACAAATCGCAGAAACGCTTAAGCAGCATGGCGCTCTAGAATACACGACTATTATTGCAGCTACTGCTTCTGATCCTGCTCCTATGCAGTTCCTCGCTCCGTACTCAGGTACAGCGATGGCAGAACACTACTGCTACCTCGGTTCTCCGACTTTCGGTGGTACTGAAGGCGTTGCAGGCGGCCATGCACTCATCGTTTATGATGATTTGACTAAACAGTCACAAGCTTACCGTCAGCTTTCACTCCTCCTCCGTCGTCCTCCAGGACGTGAAGCTTTCCCAGGTGATGTTTTCTATACTCACTCACGTTTGCTCGAACGTTCCGTTAAACTTTCAGAGTCAGAAGGCGCCGGTTCTATTACTGCCCTCCCGATTATTGAAACTCAAGCGAACGATGTTTCTGCTTATATCCCCACAAACGTAATTTCGATTACTGATGGCCAGATCTTCCTAGAATCTGACCTCTTCAACGCTGGTCAGCGTCCTGCTATTAACGCGGGTCTTTCTGTTTCACGTGTTGGTGGTGCTGCTCAAACTAAATCTATGAAGAAGACAGCCGGTACACTCCGTCTTGACTTGGCTCAATACCGCGAACTCGCGGCATTCTCCCAGTTTGCTTCTGACTTAGATCCTGCCACTCGTGCTCAGCTCGAGAAAGGTCAACGTTTGATGGAAGTATGTAAGCAAGGTATCAATGAGCCTCAGTCAGTGGCTGAACAAGTTTGTCTTATCTATGCAGGTACCAATGGTTACCTCAACGATATTCCAGTAAACAAAATTGTTGAATACACTGCCTCACTCAATGAATCCCTGTCAACTCGCTACAAAGATTTCAGTGACAAGTTCGCTGTTGAAGTCAACAATGATGACTTCTCTAAAGGTCTTATAGCTGAAATGACAGACATTGTTAAATCTACCACAGAAAGCTTCAGTAGCTCACTGTAA
- the atpH gene encoding ATP synthase F1 subunit delta, whose translation MLTSKAAKRYARAFFSLAQDKGKLDEVRADFLAIANLSTQSEEFNVLLSSPLVAHAKRLELLKSLLEGKINAVSMSFITFLNTKERSEILVEVCAYFEIFCNEAANVQLITITSAAELGVAQVKAIEVKMEAKLNKTIKASTEVDPSLMGGFKIQIGDQVIDHTITAQLNSLKQSIVNA comes from the coding sequence ATGTTGACCTCAAAAGCAGCCAAACGATATGCACGAGCGTTCTTTAGCTTGGCGCAGGACAAGGGCAAGTTAGATGAAGTAAGAGCTGATTTTTTAGCTATTGCCAATCTCTCTACTCAGTCGGAAGAATTCAATGTACTTCTTTCATCTCCACTCGTAGCCCATGCAAAACGGCTTGAACTTTTGAAGTCTCTGCTTGAAGGAAAAATCAACGCGGTATCAATGAGTTTTATCACTTTCCTTAATACGAAAGAACGCTCAGAGATCCTCGTTGAAGTTTGTGCTTACTTCGAAATTTTCTGTAATGAGGCTGCTAATGTACAGCTCATCACTATTACCTCAGCTGCCGAACTCGGTGTTGCTCAGGTCAAGGCAATCGAAGTGAAAATGGAAGCTAAACTGAACAAAACTATCAAAGCCTCGACTGAAGTTGATCCTTCACTCATGGGTGGTTTTAAAATTCAGATCGGCGATCAAGTTATTGATCACACCATCACAGCACAACTCAATTCCCTCAAACAGAGTATCGTTAACGCGTAA
- a CDS encoding DUF4105 domain-containing protein, translating into MKYFICFLLTISVGAMDLASLKELAKNRNVASKDHWLNLLHYDDGFFSQASVVDDENFFLSPTGKFNPQAELEACLEAFAVGDPSDNEHAINLFPARLDWLLEELPEAKKVFVANYSPKFARILKNIDPNKVQLIFPSQYMNNPSSLFGHTLLNIEGKRNKKLMAYSVNYSARTEETDGLKFAIKGVLGMYPGTFSIVRYFEKVIEYSDHNMRDVWEYDFKFTQKEVERVLMHVIEMEKIRSDYYFFDENCSYNLLFAIDAARPGMNLARQANDYWVLPVDTIKLVKVNDLVEMGRYRPSKSTRIRTIASPLKPSQKYLSKVLSRRVADEKDELLLSSYALDEQRRVYDVAIELMLIHLAAGEMTQEEYQDLYLETLRKRAKLGRNEVPYTFERPFDPAEGHDSMRVKMTTGAYDDQGFVGLSLRAAYHALEDDWAGYLKGSSIEVLNTDLYYFYDDKDVELRKFQLVSINSLSPVDEYFNPMSWIVDIGAESMRLREDDDDLHVATYVDTGFGQSSELNDSFLVYGLLRPSAHFSGVLNDSYMLSIGPELGTIYYINQHSSAQLSGRQSWAVLGQSNKMTELKSSLNWSLSKSLNVNGFFKWTDSFHQDWNEFGLSFNYYF; encoded by the coding sequence ATGAAGTATTTTATATGCTTCCTACTGACTATTTCGGTAGGTGCGATGGACTTAGCGAGTTTAAAAGAGCTCGCAAAAAATAGAAATGTAGCAAGTAAGGATCATTGGTTAAATTTACTTCATTATGATGATGGTTTTTTTTCACAAGCCAGTGTTGTTGATGATGAAAACTTTTTTTTATCGCCGACCGGTAAATTTAATCCACAGGCAGAGTTAGAAGCTTGTCTTGAGGCTTTCGCTGTAGGTGATCCAAGTGATAATGAGCATGCGATTAATCTTTTTCCTGCACGTTTAGATTGGTTGTTAGAGGAGCTTCCTGAAGCTAAAAAAGTTTTTGTAGCAAATTACAGTCCCAAATTTGCAAGGATCTTGAAAAATATAGATCCAAACAAAGTCCAGTTGATTTTTCCGAGTCAGTACATGAATAACCCCTCTTCCTTATTTGGTCACACTTTGTTGAATATTGAAGGTAAGCGCAATAAGAAATTAATGGCGTATTCAGTGAATTACTCAGCAAGGACTGAGGAAACGGATGGTTTAAAGTTTGCTATAAAAGGCGTGTTAGGCATGTACCCAGGTACGTTCAGTATTGTTCGATACTTTGAAAAAGTCATTGAGTACTCGGATCATAATATGAGAGATGTGTGGGAGTATGATTTTAAGTTTACACAGAAGGAAGTCGAAAGAGTTTTAATGCATGTTATTGAAATGGAAAAAATTCGTTCGGATTATTATTTCTTTGATGAAAACTGTTCTTATAATTTATTGTTTGCAATTGATGCAGCTCGACCTGGAATGAATTTGGCTCGGCAAGCCAATGATTATTGGGTATTGCCTGTGGATACAATCAAGTTAGTTAAAGTTAATGACTTGGTTGAAATGGGCCGTTATCGGCCCTCTAAATCAACTAGAATACGTACGATAGCCTCTCCTCTTAAGCCAAGTCAAAAATATCTCTCAAAAGTTTTATCGAGAAGAGTGGCGGATGAAAAAGATGAATTGCTTTTGTCGAGCTACGCTTTAGATGAGCAAAGGAGAGTTTATGATGTCGCGATAGAGTTGATGCTGATTCATTTAGCTGCGGGAGAAATGACACAAGAGGAGTATCAAGACCTCTATTTAGAGACCTTGCGTAAGCGTGCTAAGCTTGGGCGAAATGAAGTGCCTTATACTTTTGAAAGACCCTTTGATCCTGCAGAAGGTCATGACTCGATGAGAGTAAAAATGACAACGGGTGCGTATGATGATCAAGGTTTTGTGGGTTTGAGTCTAAGGGCGGCATATCATGCTCTAGAGGATGATTGGGCGGGGTATTTGAAAGGTAGTTCCATTGAGGTGCTCAATACTGACCTATATTACTTTTACGATGATAAAGATGTGGAGTTAAGAAAGTTTCAGCTGGTGAGTATAAATTCTTTAAGTCCTGTGGATGAATATTTTAATCCTATGTCATGGATTGTTGATATAGGAGCGGAATCAATGCGTTTGAGAGAGGATGATGACGATTTGCATGTGGCTACTTATGTGGATACGGGTTTTGGGCAGAGTTCAGAGTTGAATGATTCTTTTTTGGTTTACGGTTTGTTGCGTCCATCAGCGCATTTTTCAGGTGTGCTTAATGACAGTTATATGCTTTCTATAGGCCCAGAGTTAGGGACTATATATTATATCAATCAGCATAGTTCAGCTCAGTTATCTGGAAGGCAGTCTTGGGCGGTTTTGGGTCAGAGTAATAAAATGACTGAGCTAAAAAGTAGTTTGAACTGGAGCCTAAGTAAGAGCTTAAATGTCAATGGTTTTTTTAAATGGACTGATTCCTTTCACCAAGATTGGAATGAGTTTGGTTTGAGCTTTAATTATTACTTTTGA
- a CDS encoding DEAD/DEAH box helicase has translation MQLPDSFPSTIQSWLNKQDFEQLLPIQELVVEHSNEEKQLIISSPTGSGKTIAFLIPVARKLLENPKARILILSPSPELAMQNIKVIRDILPQTKATAVISGVSTDRQKDQLKKRPQIISATPGRLRDFMLRGIIKPQDFNMLIIDEIDALLREGIENLVAELMELMPPETHECIVASATVIRSTEELLNFWRPEFFLIENTETAKIKHAYIFTNPNRRDICLMKLIRSEKIKKAIIFVNSFEHTRHALKFFEKNQLKAAFLEAAISKTARAERINDFKNGKINFLITTDLLSRGFDCKDSAVIHYHCPITIESFKHRSGRTARGSQDGANYLVVTEKDLHYMGRFEKKMDFKFEEINLARNFSPKPLVDQDAIESDASTQNDETATKPKALTDSANPVKKSKTKPHNKKTKAKAKLAKVEKKEVLKKKPKHNKRKGKPGSHKKKGAQE, from the coding sequence ATGCAACTACCCGACTCATTCCCTAGCACTATTCAATCTTGGTTAAACAAACAAGACTTCGAACAACTTCTCCCTATCCAAGAACTTGTCGTAGAACATTCAAACGAAGAAAAGCAACTTATCATTTCGTCCCCGACTGGCTCGGGAAAAACGATTGCCTTCCTCATTCCCGTAGCTAGGAAATTACTAGAGAATCCAAAGGCACGCATCCTCATACTGTCACCATCCCCTGAATTGGCGATGCAAAATATTAAAGTTATTCGCGACATCCTGCCACAAACCAAAGCCACTGCCGTCATCAGTGGCGTCAGTACCGATCGTCAAAAAGATCAACTTAAGAAGCGTCCACAAATCATCTCCGCTACACCAGGACGCCTACGCGACTTTATGCTCAGAGGCATCATTAAGCCACAAGACTTCAACATGCTCATTATTGACGAGATCGACGCACTACTCAGAGAAGGAATAGAGAACTTAGTCGCCGAACTCATGGAACTGATGCCCCCAGAAACCCATGAATGTATTGTTGCATCTGCTACCGTCATCCGCTCAACGGAAGAATTACTCAACTTTTGGCGCCCTGAATTTTTCCTTATTGAGAACACCGAAACGGCAAAAATTAAACACGCTTATATCTTCACCAACCCCAATAGACGGGATATCTGCTTAATGAAATTAATCAGAAGTGAGAAAATCAAAAAAGCGATCATTTTCGTCAATAGCTTTGAACACACACGCCACGCACTGAAGTTCTTTGAGAAAAACCAACTTAAAGCCGCTTTCCTAGAAGCCGCCATAAGTAAAACAGCGCGAGCAGAAAGAATCAACGACTTTAAAAACGGCAAAATAAATTTCTTAATCACAACCGACCTGCTCAGCAGAGGATTTGACTGTAAAGATAGCGCAGTCATCCACTACCACTGCCCGATCACTATAGAAAGTTTTAAGCACCGAAGCGGTCGTACTGCACGCGGATCTCAAGATGGCGCCAACTACCTTGTCGTCACTGAAAAAGACCTACACTACATGGGTCGATTCGAAAAGAAAATGGATTTCAAATTCGAAGAAATTAATTTAGCCCGCAACTTCTCACCCAAACCACTCGTAGATCAAGACGCTATAGAAAGCGATGCTAGCACTCAGAATGACGAGACTGCCACGAAGCCTAAAGCCCTAACAGACTCTGCTAATCCTGTAAAGAAGAGCAAAACCAAGCCTCACAACAAAAAAACGAAGGCCAAGGCCAAACTCGCCAAAGTCGAGAAGAAAGAAGTCCTCAAGAAAAAACCGAAGCACAACAAGCGCAAAGGCAAACCGGGTTCACATAAAAAGAAAGGGGCTCAGGAATAA
- a CDS encoding DUF4404 family protein, whose product MNETLEKLEQEIRNADLSDTKKQELETLVAKLKTEQESEKEGLVTDLTKVIEDFESSHPQVTGLLSRVSTFLSNSGI is encoded by the coding sequence ATGAATGAGACTTTAGAAAAATTAGAGCAAGAAATTCGCAATGCGGACTTAAGTGATACTAAGAAACAAGAGCTGGAAACCTTAGTTGCGAAACTCAAGACTGAGCAAGAATCAGAGAAAGAAGGCTTGGTAACAGATTTAACTAAGGTGATTGAGGATTTTGAATCCTCGCACCCGCAAGTAACTGGTTTGCTTTCTCGTGTTTCAACTTTCTTATCAAATAGTGGTATCTAG
- a CDS encoding 50S ribosomal protein L25, with protein MSIILKAAKREIVGKKSKQLRREAIVPGNLQGRKIENINIQLAERDLQVAIKAAGTTNIIDLDIDGTVHEVLLREVIRTTSQQHYIHVEFYAPDMNTPVKTSVPVKATGESPLVTSGGILVTPQSNLELSALPKALPAFIEIDISVLQKFSDVITVASLPAIEGVDFLSPAGTALAYIAETRATRSASATDADAETAATAE; from the coding sequence ATGTCTATCATACTCAAAGCCGCTAAACGTGAAATCGTTGGCAAAAAATCCAAGCAACTCCGTCGCGAAGCAATCGTTCCAGGCAACCTCCAAGGTCGCAAAATCGAGAACATTAACATCCAACTCGCAGAAAGAGACCTCCAAGTTGCTATCAAAGCAGCTGGTACAACTAATATCATCGATCTTGATATTGATGGAACTGTACACGAAGTACTTCTTCGCGAAGTCATTCGTACAACAAGCCAACAGCATTATATCCACGTAGAATTCTACGCTCCGGATATGAACACTCCAGTTAAAACTTCTGTTCCTGTTAAAGCTACTGGTGAGTCTCCTCTCGTTACTTCTGGCGGTATCTTAGTAACTCCTCAGTCAAATCTTGAACTGTCAGCTTTACCAAAAGCACTTCCTGCTTTCATTGAAATTGATATTTCTGTACTTCAGAAATTCTCTGATGTTATTACTGTTGCTTCACTACCTGCAATTGAAGGTGTTGACTTCCTCAGCCCTGCTGGTACTGCACTTGCTTACATCGCAGAAACACGTGCTACACGCTCCGCTTCCGCTACTGACGCAGACGCAGAGACTGCTGCAACAGCAGAATAA
- the atpG gene encoding ATP synthase F1 subunit gamma: MPSQKEYNVKIASLGNTAKVTKTMNMVSTSKYRKAQDAQGSSRLYSDQLNQVIAGLVASGGELSHPLMKTPEVKKVLVIAFTSDKGLCAGFNNNLVKFVNNFRRESADKYETIDFITCGKRGYNAIRKDSTVIANYDDKTGSPEFDTAREIGDKVQKLFIDGEYDQVLIANNNFVSALSQIPIISTLLPVTGEVPTEAVATENATDYIYEPGQAELLSYLLPKTVNFQVFKAFLENAAGEHAARMAAMDAASSNARDLIQKYTVLRNRARQAAITTELTEIVAGAESLK, encoded by the coding sequence ATGCCCAGTCAAAAAGAATATAACGTAAAAATCGCGAGCCTCGGTAATACTGCGAAAGTGACCAAGACCATGAACATGGTCTCCACTTCTAAGTACCGTAAAGCTCAAGATGCTCAGGGCAGCTCAAGACTCTATTCAGATCAACTCAACCAGGTTATTGCTGGTTTAGTTGCCTCTGGTGGCGAGCTTTCTCATCCCCTTATGAAAACTCCCGAAGTAAAAAAGGTTCTTGTTATTGCTTTCACATCAGACAAAGGTCTCTGTGCAGGTTTTAACAATAACCTTGTCAAATTCGTGAACAACTTCCGACGTGAAAGTGCCGATAAGTATGAAACAATTGATTTCATTACTTGCGGCAAGCGCGGTTACAATGCCATCCGTAAGGACAGCACAGTAATTGCCAACTATGACGACAAAACAGGAAGTCCCGAATTTGATACTGCTCGCGAAATTGGCGACAAGGTACAAAAGCTCTTTATTGACGGTGAATACGACCAAGTACTCATTGCTAATAATAACTTTGTATCTGCCCTTTCTCAAATTCCTATAATCAGTACTCTCCTCCCTGTTACAGGCGAAGTCCCTACTGAAGCTGTAGCGACTGAGAACGCGACAGATTACATTTACGAACCTGGTCAAGCAGAACTCCTGAGCTACTTGCTTCCCAAGACCGTAAACTTCCAAGTTTTCAAAGCTTTTCTTGAAAATGCCGCTGGTGAACACGCTGCGCGAATGGCTGCTATGGATGCAGCTTCTTCCAACGCGAGAGACCTCATACAGAAATATACTGTTCTGCGCAACCGTGCACGTCAAGCAGCCATTACGACTGAATTGACCGAGATCGTTGCCGGCGCTGAAAGTTTAAAATAG